A stretch of DNA from Candidatus Aminicenantes bacterium:
TAGACCGCCGACAAGAACAGGTTGTCCTTGGCCGGCTCGAACCGGACCGGCCGCGCCAGCAGGAACTTCTCGATGGCCTGCTCCTTCTGGATGCCGATGACCGCGTCCCGGCTGCCGGCCATGCCGGCGTCCGTGATATAGGCCGTGCCGCCCGGCAGCACCCGCTCGTCGGCCGTGGGCACGTGGGTGTGGGTGCCGACGACGGCCGAGACCCGCCCGTCCAGGTACCAGCCCATGGCTTGCTTCTCCGAAGTCGCTTCGGCGTGCAGGTCGACGAGGATGCACGGCGTCTCGCGCCGCAACGCCTCGACCGCGGCGTCGGCCGTCCGGAACGGGCAGTCCAGCGCCTCCATGAAGACCCGCCCCTGCAGGCTCAGCACACCCAGCTTCCGTCCGCCCGCCCCCGTCGCCACCGTCGTGCCCCGCCCGGGGTTTCCCGGCGGGTAGTTGGCCGGCCGCAGCAGCCGCGGCTCGTTCTCCATGAAGGCGATACCTTCCTTCTTGTCCCAGATATGGTTGCCCGAGGTCAGGACGTCGAGGACGGCGAAAAGGTCGCGGCCGATTTCCGTGGTCATGCCTGCGCCGCCCGCCGCGTTCTCGCCGTTGGCCACGACGAAGTGGGGGCGGTACTTCTCGCGCAGCCCGGGCAGGGCGGCGCGCAGGGCGTTGCGGCCCGGCCGGCCGATGATGTCCCCGACGAATAGGACCCCGGTTTTATCGGGCATATTCGACCGCCCGCATCTCGCGGATCACGGTGACTTTGATCTGGCCGGGATAGTCGAGCTCGTTCTTGATCTTGGTGGCGATATCCTTGGCGATCAGCGCGGCCCGGTCGTCGGCCACCTTGCCGGCGTCGACCATGATCCGGATCTCGCGGCCCGCCTGCAGGGCGAAAGCCTTGGCCACCCCGTCGAAGGTCTTGGCCAGGCCCTCGAGCTTTTCGAGCCGCTTGATGTAGGTCTCCAGCAGCTCTCGCCGCGCCCCCGGCCGGGCGGCCGACAGGGTGTCGGCCGACTGGACCAGGACCGCTTCGATGGAGGGGAAGTCGACGTCCCGATGGTGCGAGGCGATGGCGGCCACGACGGCCTCCTTCTCGCCGTACTTGCGGCAGAGCTCGACGCTGAGCTCGGTGTGGGTGCCCTCGACGTCCCTGTCCACGGCCTTGCCGATGTCGTGCAGCAGCCCCGCTCGCAGCGCGGTCTGGGTATCGAGCCCCAGCTCCGTGGCCATGGCCGCCGACAGAAAGGCGACCTCCTTGCTGTGCTGGAGGACGTTCTGGCCGTAGCTGGTGCGGTAGCGCAGCCGGCCCAGCATCTTGATCAGCTCGGGGTGGACATTCTGGACCCGCAGCTCGTAGGCGGCCGACTCGCCTTCCTGGCGGATCGTCTCCTCGAGCTCGGCCTTGACGTTCTCCACGACCTCCTCGATCCGGGCCGGGTGGATGCGCCCGTCCAGGACCAGCCGCTGGATGGCCAGCCGGGCGGCCTCGCGGCGAATCGGATCGAAGCTCGAGAGAATAACCGCCTCGGGCGTATCGTCGACGATGATGTCGACCCCGGTGGCCATCTCCAAAGCCCGAATGTTGCGCCCCTCGCGGCCGATGATGCGGCCCTTCATGTCGTCGCTGGGCAGGTCCACGACCGAGACGGTCGATTCGACCACGTGCTCGGCCGCCGAGCGCTGGATGGCGCCGCTGATGATCTCGGCCGCCAGAATCCGGCTCTTGGACCGGGTCTCTTCCTCGATCCGCTTGACGACCTGCACGGACTCGAGCCGCGCCTCGTCCTCGATCTTCTTGATGATCTGGCCTTTGGCCTCTTCCTGGGTCAGCCCGGAAATGCGCTCCAGCTCGGCGATCTGGGCCTTGGTCATCTCGGCGACCTTGGCTTCCTCGGTCTCGATCTCCTTCTCCTTCTGCAGAAGGCGCTTTTCCTTGCCCGACAGCTCCCGCTCGCGCTGGTCGACGCCGCGATACTTGCGGTCGAGCGTCTCTTCCTTGTGGATGAGCCGGCGCTCCATGTCGGTCAGCTTGCGCTTCCTGTCCTGGGTCAGGCGCTCGAACTCGGCGTCGGCCCCGGACAGCTTCTGGCGGCCCTTTTCCTGGGCGTCCTTGACGATGCGTTCGGCCTCCTGGCCGGCCTTGTCGACGACGGATTTGGCTTCCTGTCCGGCTTTCAGCAGGCCCTTGGCGCCGGAGCTTTTTTTGATCAGGATGAAGAGAACGGCGGCCGCGAGGATGACGAGCGCGGCCAATAGTCCGATGGCGATCGGATCCTTGAACATGGTCCCTAACCTCCTTCCGAGGTCAAGGCGAAGAGAGGCGGCGCGGATTACGGCGCGGTTTTATCCAAACCGCGGTAGGCGCCGTCGGGGGCGAGGCTGCCCTCCACCCGATCGATTTCGGATTCCATCTGGCCGAGCACGGCGTCCAGTTGATCGAGCTCTTTCCGGCTGGCGAAACATTCGTCGGCGATATTCATCAGCGCCAGGACGGCGATCTTCAGGGGATCGGAGGAGCGGGATTTCACGGCAATCTCATGCATCTTTTGATCAACGTAGGACGTCAGGCGGCCGACGTAGTCTTCATCCTCTTCGCCTTTGACCCGAATCTTGTACATTCGGCCAAAGATTTCAATATCCAGAACCTTATCCATCAGAGTCCCAGTTTGTCGATTTGGGCGATGATGGCGTCAATGCGTCCCTTCAACGTCTCCCTTTCATTTTCGTATCTTTTCGCTTCTTCGTCAAGCCTGGCGGCGCGCTTGGCCAGGTCCTCCATATCCTTCTTCTCGGCCCGCAGGTCCTTGACCTGGGCCTTGAGCTTTTCGTTCTCGGAGCTGAGGCGGTTGATGAACTCGACGACGTGGCCGATCTTGGCCTCCAGCACTTTCAGGCGCTCGAGCTCGGTGGTCATGATGCTCCTCCTTCCCGGAGCCGGATCCCGAAGGCCGCCTTGAGGGCCTTGACGACCTTCTGCTCGGACTTGTCGACGTCTTCGGCCGTCAGAGTGGCCTTGGGGTTGCGGTACGAAAATCGCAGCGACAGCCCGACTTGCCCGTCGGGGGCATTGGGCCCGGCGTAGCGGTCGATGAGGTCGAAGCTTTCGAGGTGCGCGACGTCGAGCTTGGCCGCGGCTTGCCGAATCTCGGCGAAGGCGACCTCCCGTCCGACCCAGAACGACAGGTCGCGGACGACGGCCTGGTACTTGGGCAGGGGGACGAACTCGAACGGCCGCGGCTTGATCTTGAACAGCCGGCCGAGGTCGATCTCGGCCGCGAAAACCGGGCCTTTAAGGCCGTAGGCGGCGAGGAGGCCCGAGGCCAGGCGGCCCAGCCACCCCACCGGCTCGCCTTTGACTAGGAGAGCCAAGGATTCCTCCCCGTCGCAGACGGGGTGGGGCCGGGCGACGAAGCCCGTGGTTTCGTAGCGCAGCGATTCCAGGACCGATTCGACCGCCCCCTTGATGTGGAAGAGGTCGGTCTCGACGGGCGGGGTTTTCCAGTGGGCCGAGCCCAGGGGGCCGGTCGAGAGCAAGCCCAGGGTCAGGTCTTCGGCGGTAGCCGCGTCACCGGCCCAGCGGTAGACGTTGCCCGTCTCGAAGATGTGGACGCTCTCCAGGCCGCGGTTGAGGTTCCAGGCGGCGTTCTCCAGCAGCCCGCCGAGAAGGCTCGTCCGCAGGATGGCGGCTCGGGCCGAGAGCGGATTGCGGATGGCCACGGCCGTCTTGCCGGATCCCAGCCTTGCGTCGCGCTCGGGGTCGGCGAAGCTGGGGTTGATGGCCTCGTCGAAGCCGTAGTGGAAGAGGCGATCGGTCAGGCGGCGCATCTTCGGCTCGGGAGTCGGGACCGGCTCCAGGACTAAGAGAGGCGGCAGGACGACCGGAATCTTTTCGTAGCCGAAGAAGCGGGCGATCTCTTCGATCAGATCGGCCTCGCGCTCGATATCGACCCGGTGCGAGGGGACGAGGACCATCCAGGCGCCGGCGGAGCGGTGCCGCAGGCCGAAGCCGAGGTCGGTCAGCGTCTTCTCGATGAAATCCGGCGGCACCTCGACCCCCAGCAGGTCGGACGTGCGGCGGGCCCGCAGGGTGATCTCGCGCGTCTTGCGCGGGCGGGGATAGACGTCGATGAGGTCCTTGCTGGCCCGGCCTCCGAACTCGGTCATGAGCGAGGCGGCCATCAGCGCGGCTTGGGGGGCGAAGCCGACGTCGGCGCCCCGCTCGAACCGGTAGGAGGCGTCGGTGAGGACCTCCAAGGCCCGCCGGGTGCGGCGGATCGAGCCGGGCTCGAAGCAGGCGCTCTCGATGAAGATGTCGGTCGTCGTGTCGAAGACGCCGGAGTCGAGCCCGCCCATGACGCCGGCCACGGCCGAGGCTTTCTTTTCGTCGGCGATGACGAGCATGTCGGGCGAGAGGGCGACTTCGCGGCCGTCCAGAAGCGTCAGGCGCTCGCCCTTCTTGGCCCGGCGGACGAGGATGCGGGGGCCGGCCACCCGGGCCAGGTCGAAGGCGTGGATGGGCTGGCCGGTGGCGAAGAGGACGTAGTTGGTCACGTCGACGACGTTGTTGACCGGGTTGAGCCCCATGGCCGCGACCCGCTTGCGGAGCCACTCGGGCGAGGGCCCGATCTTGACGCCGCGGACCACCAGCCCGCAGTAGCGGGGGCAGAGGTCGTCGTCCAGGATCTGGACGTCGACCAGCTCGGCCGTTCGGACGGGGAGCTCGGCCATCGGCCAAGTCTTTTCCTTGAGCGGTCTTCCGAGCATGGCTGCGACCTCGCGGGCCATGCCCAGGTGCCCCAGGGTGTCGGGACGGTTGGCGTAGGTCTCGACGTCCAGGATCACGTCGCCGTCCTTTTCCTCCCACTCCTCGGGGATGAGGCCGATCATGGTCATCCGGTCGATGAGGGCCTTGAGCGGGATGTCGACGTCGACGAAGTCCTTGAGCCAATCCAGACTGATCTTCATCGGAGGGTGAACTGCCTATTGAAGCGAAGGTCGTTTTCGTAGAAGAAGCGGACGTCGGGGACACCCATGGAAAACATGGCCAGGCGTTCGATGCCCATGCCGAAGGCCCAGCCCGAGTACCGCTCGGGGTCGATATTGACGTTCTTGAAGACCTGCGGGTCGACCAGACCCGCACCCAGGATCTCCTTCCAGCCCGTGCCGCCGCAGACCCGGCAGGCCGGGTCCTTCTGGCCGCACTGCAGGCATTCGATGTCGACTTCGGCCGAAGGCTCGGTGAAGGGGAAGAAACTGGGCCGGAAGCGGACCTTGGTTTTCTCGCCGAACAGCCGCTTGAGGACGTACTCCAGGGTGCCCTTGAGATGGGCGAAGGTGACGCCTTCGTCCACGACGAGGCCCTCCATTTGGAGGAACATCGGGGCGTGGGTCGGGTCCGGAGTCTCCTTGCGGAAGACCTTGCCCGGGATGATGATCCGGATGGGGGGCTTCCTCTTCTCCATGACCCGGATCTGGACCGGCGAGGTGTGGGTCCGCAGCATCAGATCGTCGGAGATGTAGAGCGTGTCCACGTTATCCCGGGCCGGGTGGTTGGGCGGAAAGTTAAGAGCCCCGAAGTTGTAGAAGTCGGTCTCGATCTCCGGCCCGTCCTCGATGGCGAAGCCCATGTCCAGGAAGATTTTTTCGATCTCCCGCTGGAAGAGGCGCAGGGGATGGGCGGCTCCGTAGGGCCGGCGCTCGCCCGGCAGGGTCGGGTCCGGGACGGCGGCGACGACGGCGTCCGCGGTCCCGGCCGTCGCCACCCGGGCCTCCAGGGCGTCGAGGACCGACTGGGCCTCGGCTTTGAGGGCGTTGACCAGACGGCCGGCTTCGCGCTTGTCCTCAGCCGCGACCGACTTGAGGTCCTCGAAAAGAAGCGTGACGACGCCGCGCTTGCGGCTGAGGAGCTCGTTGCGGAGCTCCTCCAACGAGCGAGGGTCCCGGACTTCGTCCAGAGCCTCCTGCAGCCGGAGGCGGTGGGCGTCGATCCGGGCCTTCAGCTCGTCAAGGCTGGGCGACGGCATCTTTGGCTTTCGCGGCGATGCGCCCGAAGGCCTCGGGCGCGTTCACGGCCAGCTCGGCCAGGACTTTGCGGTCCAGCTCGATCTGCAGCTTCTTCAGTCCGTTGATGAACCGGCTGTAGGTCACCCCGTTGAGGATGGCGGCGGCCTTGACCCGGATGATCCAGAGCCGGCGGAAGTCGCGCTTGCGGGTCCGCCGATCGCGGTAGGCGTACTGCAGGGCGTGCTCCACCGCTTCCATGGCGGTGCGCTTGTTCGAGCTGCGGGCGCCCCAGAAGCCCTTGGCCAGCTGGAGCGTTTTGATGCGGCTGTTCTTTCTCTTCGGTCCGCGTTTGACTCTCGGCATAATCGTTCTCCCTCAGAATTCGTAAGGCAGAAATTTCTTGATCACGGCGCGGTCGGCTTTGCTGACCACCGCCTTCTGGCCGAGCCCGCGCTTGCGCTTGGACTCTTTCTTGGTCAAGATGTGGCCTTTATTGGCCTTCTTGTGGACCACCTTCTTGCGGGCGGTCACCTGGAACCTCTTGCTGGCTCCCTTGTGGGTTTTTAACTTTGGCATCTTTGCCTCCTATTTTCGTGGGTACGAGGAGGGCCGACACGGCCCAGTCCAATCTCCGCGGGCCTCCGTCCAGCTTGCCCAGCCCGTCGACGTCGATCGTGACCTTGTCCAGGACCTGCTGGCCGAGCTCGGGACGGGACTTTTCCCGGCCCCGCAGCATGACCGTGATCTTGACCTTGTTGCCTTCGTCGAGGAACCGTTTGACGTGGTTCAGCTTGAAGGTGTAGTCGTGGACCGAGATTTTGGGCCGGAACTTGATCTCCTTGATCTGGACCTGCTTCTGGTTCTTCTTGGCTTCGTGCTCCTTCTTGTGGAGCTCGTACAAGAATTTGCCGTAGTCCATGATCCGGCACACGGGCGGATTGGCGGTCGGGGCGATTTCGACCAGGTCCATTCCGCGCTGGCGCGCGAGGGCGAGAGCATCGGGGCCGGACATGACTCCCAGCGGCTTTTTCTCGTCGTCGAGCACGCGGATCTCGGGGTTCCGGATCATCTCGTTGGTCCGGTGCGGCCGCTGCTTGGTCGGGGGCGGAAACGGGTGTCTGCGGTAAATGGGGGCTCCTCCTTCGGAAATTCACATAATTTATAGATTGACGGTCAGGGACCGCGAATCGATCAGGGTCTTGAGGCGGGCGAACAGGGATTCGATCTCGACGCCGCCCTTGTCGCCCTGCCCGTGGACGCGCAGCGAGGCCGTGCCGGCGGCGGCTTCCTTGTCGCCGCAGATAAGCAGGATGGGCACCTTGTGGTGCTCGGCGTCGCGGATCTTGTAATTGAGCTTCTCCCGCCGCAGGTCGGCGTGGGGGCGCAGGCCCGCCGCCAGGCAGCGGGCGGCCAGCTGTTCGGCGTACTCGCCGTGGCGCTCGGCGATCGGGATGATCTCGATCTGCACGGGGGCCAGCCAGAGCGGGAAGTTGCCGTTGTAGTGCTCGATGAGGATGCCGAAGAAGCGCTCCAGCGAGCCCATTAGGGCCCGGTGGACCATGTAGGGCTGGTGCTCCTTGCCGTCCTCGCCGATGTAGGTCATGCCGAAGCGGGCCGACATGTTGAAGTCGAACTGGATGGTGGTGCACTGCCAGTGGCGGCCGAGGGCGTCCTTGACCTTGATGTCGATCTTGGGGCCGTAGAAGACCGCCTCGCCCTCCATTCGCTCGTAGGGGAGGCCCCGGGTCTCCAGAGCCTTGACCAGCGAGGCCTCGGCCCGGCACCAGCGGTCGTCGCTGCCGCAGTATTTGGCCAGGTTGTGCGGGTCGCGGACGGATAGCTCGATCTTGTTCTCGACGAACCCGAAGTCGGCCAGAATGCTCAGGGAGAAGTCCAGGACGCGCAGGATCTCGGCCTCGATCTGGTCGGGCGTGCAGAAGATGTGGGCGTCATCCTGGGTGAATCCCCGAACCCGGAGCAGGCCGTGCAGGGTGCCGCTCCGCTCGTAGCGGTAGACGGTGCCCAGCTCGGCCCAGCGCAGCGGCAGGTCGCGGTAGGAGCGCATCCGCGATTTGTAGATCTGGATGTGGAGCGGGCAGTTCATCGGCTTCATGTAGTAGTTCTGCCCGTCGATGTCCATGGGCGAATACATGCCGTCTTTATAGAAATCCAGATGGCCCGAGGTTTGGAACAGGATCTCGCGGGCGATATGCGGGGTGTAGAGGACGTCGTAGCCGCCGGCCCAGTGGCGCTCGCGCCAGTACTGCTCGATGATGGCCCGGATGCGGGCGCCTTTGGGGTGCCACAGGATCAGGCCGCTGCCGAGATCCTCGCTGGTGGAGAACAGGTCCAGCTCGGGGCCGAGGCGGCGGTGGTCGCGCTTCTTGGCTTCCTCGAGGAGGGTTAGATAGTCGGACAGCTCCTTCGCGGTCGGAAAGGCGGTGCCGTAGATGCGCTGCATCTGGACGTTGCGCTCGTCGCCTTTCCAGTAGGCGCCGGAGACCGAGGTCAGCTTGAAGTGCTTGAGCAGGCCGGTCGAGGCGACGTGCGGACCCAGGCAGAAATCGAGGAAGCCCTCCTGGCCGTAGGTGGAGACGATATCGCCGCCTTTCTCTTGGATCAGCTCGACCTTGAGGGCCTGGCCCCGCTCGGTGAACAGGCGGACGGCCTCTGCCTTGGGCATCTCGCGGCGGACGATGGGGACATTCGCCTCGGCCAGCTCCCGCATCCGGGCTTCGATGGCGGCCAAGTCGTCGGAGGAGAAGGGCTCGGCCCGCAGGAAGTCGTAGTAGAAGCCGTTCTCGACGGCCGGGCCGATGCCCGCCTGGGTGCCGGGGAAGAGATCCAGGACGGCGTGGGCCAGGAGGTGCGCGGCGCTGTGGCGCAGGGTTTCGAGGGCGTCCCCCGCGGCCGCGGGGCCGGCGCTTCCGTGGGCTGTCTTGTCATCGTTCATCGTGCTGTCCATGTCCTTCGTTTTCGGTCCGCCCGGAGGGCAAAAAGGCCTGCCTCTCGAATAAAGCCGGTCACTGGACCCCTTCTTCCCAGGAAAAATCCGGTCCGGCCATCAAATGAATGCGGCCGGTGTCGCGGAAAACGTGAGGCGATGCATTTTATTCAAGCCGTTTCGCTTACTCGCGGCGTGAGTGGTAGGCGCGGAGGGGATTGAACCCACGACCTCTTCCGTGTCAGGGAAGCGCTCTCCCACTGAGCTACGCGCCTGTTTATCAACGCTTTAAAGCGCGTATAGTCTAATGAAAACGCCCCTGGAGGTCAAGAAAAAAGAGGGGGGCACGGAATACAAAGGGCCAAACACACTCACACCCCCAGCGAGGGTGTTCGTTCCGGCCGGCTCGGTCGCTCTCCCTGCCAAGGGCAGGGAACCGTGCCCGCTCCCTCGCCGATGGGTTTGGCCCTTTATATTCCGAGCCCGAGAAAAAGAAGGCCTATATTGAAGCTTCGCTTAAATCGGCCCGGAGGGTATAATCCGGATGTGATTGGGATTTTATCCGACTCCCACGACAATCTGAACGCCATCAGGGATGCCGTCCGCCTGATTCGGGCCGCCGGTTGCGACCTGCTCATCCATGCCGGCGATTTCGTGGCTCCCTTCGCGGCCAAGGAACTGGAGGACGCCGGATGCCCGGTGAGGGCCGTTTTCGGCAATTGCGATGGGGAAAAAACGGGGTTGCGCAAGGCTTTACAGCCGTTCGGGTCGATCCGGGAGGCTCCGCTCGTCTTGGAACACGGTGGGCGCAAGATCTTGGTCGCCCATCTGGATGTTTCGGTGGCTCAATATATCGCCAACAGGGGATACGATGTCGTCGTTTACGGCCATACGCATCGGGCGGAGGTCCGGCGGTCGGGCGGGACGGTCATCATCAACCCGGGGGAGACGGGCGGTTGGGTGACCAAAAAGAGGACAATCGCTCTTTACGATCCCGCGGCCCATGAAGCGGAGATCATCCCGCTTTAATAATAGGGGTCAGGTCTTAAGTTATAAGGTTTCTAGGATTATTGGCGGAAATTGTCAAAAAAAGCAAAAAATTGCTTGAGAAAACTTATATCTTAAGACCTGACCCCTAATTGTAGCGGTTGAGGGACTCGATGAGCTCCTCGGGAGAGCAGGTCGCCGTGCCGATTTTGCCGACGACCACACCGGCCGCGGCGTTGGCGATGACCGCGGCCTCCAGGATCGAGGCCCCGCCCAGCACCGCCAGGGCGGCGGCGGCGATGACCGTGTCCCCGGCGCCCGTCACGTCGAACACTTCGCGGGCGATGGTCGGGATGTGGATCGGCTTCTTGTTCCGCTCGAACAGCGACATGCCCTGCTCGCCCCGCTTGATGATCAGGTAGAGCGTCTCGATCAGGCTCATGATCTCGCGCCCGGCCCGCTCGACCTCGGCGTCGGTCAGGCAGGCGTGCCGGACGACCTTGGCGGCCTCGTGGTGGTTGGGCGAGATGAACGTGATCGGCGAATAGATGGCGAAGTTCTCGACCTTGGGGTCGACGAAGACGGGGATGCGCCGGGCCTTGGCCAGGGGCAGGACCCGCTCCATGAGCGTCCGGGTGACGATGCCCTTGTTGTAGTCCGAGACGATGATCCCCTCGGGCTCGTCCTTTTCGATGAAAGCCAGAATCCGGGCTTCGATCTCGGCCGGGACGGGCTTTTTACGCTCCTGATCCACCCGGACGACCTGCTGGTGATGGGCGATGATCCGGGTCTTGACGGTGGTCGGCCGGGTGCGGTCGACTAGGATGCCGCGCGTTTCGGCCGCGTTGCGCTTGATCCAGACGCCTTCGGCGTCGTCGCCGACGAGCCCGACCAGGACGGGCGAGGCGCCCAGCCCGGCCAGGTTGCGCTCGACGTTGCCCGCTCCGCCCAGGGCTTGGGTGCTGCGCAGGACTTCGACCACCGGGACCGGGGCCTCGGGCGAGATGCGCGAAACCGTGCCCCAGATGTACTTATCCAGCATCAGGTCGCCCAGAACGAGTACGCGCCGGTCCTTGAACTTCCGGACCAGGCGCCGCAGCTTGGCGGTATCGCAGGTGATCATGGCTTGTCCTTGAATAAAAGGATGGAATTGGAGGCGATCCAGGGGACGTCGCTCCGCAGCGGCGTCCGTTCCCGCAGATAGACCTCGGCCCGGTAAGCCCCCGGCTCGATCGTCTCGTAGACGAGATCGGCTCCCCGGCTTGACGCGACCGGGCGCCCGTCCCGTAGCAGCCGGATCTCGTGGGCGAAGCCGAACGGCGCCCGGACGATCAGGCGGGCCGGGCCGCTTTGGCTCGAATCGACCGCGACGGAACTGCCCATGGGCGTGATTCTACCAGAACGGACGGCCCAAAAGCGAAAGCCGTCCGCATCCGCCGCCGCCTCGATCGCGTTGTAGAAACGCCCCGCATGGAGGGCGCCGAAGATCTGGCGGCGCGCGGCGTCGAATCCGCCGGCCGGCCTCTCTTCGAGCAGGACATGGAGATGGAAGAGGCGGAAAAGCGTTCGGTAGGCGAAGTGGGCGTCGGCGGCGTAATAAGCTCGAACCGAGCGGGCGGCCCCCCAGCGGTCCCAGGCCGCGATCTCGCGCTCGGGCCGGGTGACGAGCGCCAGCAGGGCCGCGTCCGGCCGCAGGAGCAGGAGCGGAGCGAAGAGGAGGGAGCGGGGCAGGGAGCGCTTGACCTCGGTGTCCGCGTTCAGAATTTCCAGCCCGGAATAGCCGGCCCACTCGCCCCAGGACCAGCTGACCTTGGAATAGGGGTGGGCGATGACCGTGAAACCGCCCAGCGCGGCGGCTTCGCCGGCCGCGATCTCGGCTGCCCGGTCAAAGTCGCGAGCCGGCGCGTCGAATCCCAGGGCGACGAGATGCCCGCGGTTGGACGAGATCTCGGTGCCGCAAAGCACAAGCACGCCTTCGGCGCGGCC
This window harbors:
- the rfaE1 gene encoding D-glycero-beta-D-manno-heptose-7-phosphate kinase; this encodes MITCDTAKLRRLVRKFKDRRVLVLGDLMLDKYIWGTVSRISPEAPVPVVEVLRSTQALGGAGNVERNLAGLGASPVLVGLVGDDAEGVWIKRNAAETRGILVDRTRPTTVKTRIIAHHQQVVRVDQERKKPVPAEIEARILAFIEKDEPEGIIVSDYNKGIVTRTLMERVLPLAKARRIPVFVDPKVENFAIYSPITFISPNHHEAAKVVRHACLTDAEVERAGREIMSLIETLYLIIKRGEQGMSLFERNKKPIHIPTIAREVFDVTGAGDTVIAAAALAVLGGASILEAAVIANAAAGVVVGKIGTATCSPEELIESLNRYN
- a CDS encoding PHP domain-containing protein encodes the protein MSAGRIVRRGLILAVVVYALWLGWRGLSFRRYGSTSEAAGAPSVVAAADIPRVFEIEGVYHMHSRFSDGSGTVDAIAAAAAEAKLNFVVLTDHGAPNREALAAAGRAEGVLVLCGTEISSNRGHLVALGFDAPARDFDRAAEIAAGEAAALGGFTVIAHPYSKVSWSWGEWAGYSGLEILNADTEVKRSLPRSLLFAPLLLLRPDAALLALVTRPEREIAAWDRWGAARSVRAYYAADAHFAYRTLFRLFHLHVLLEERPAGGFDAARRQIFGALHAGRFYNAIEAAADADGFRFWAVRSGRITPMGSSVAVDSSQSGPARLIVRAPFGFAHEIRLLRDGRPVASSRGADLVYETIEPGAYRAEVYLRERTPLRSDVPWIASNSILLFKDKP